One Micromonospora craniellae genomic region harbors:
- a CDS encoding GNAT family N-acetyltransferase — MALGFVRPARPEDAAEIARIQLATWRVAYRRLLPRHVLENLDEAWLARRWDAAVRQPPGDTHRVLVAVEQAEQSYLVGFAASGPVDAEALAPNEPVDALGADVVAVTDLLVEPRWGRRGHGSRLLAASVDLWRESGFTRAVDWVFEGDEASRKFLGAAGWEPDGAGRALDVDDMLVPQLRLHVAVPTEAD; from the coding sequence ATGGCTCTGGGGTTTGTCCGCCCGGCGCGTCCGGAGGACGCCGCCGAGATCGCCCGCATCCAGCTCGCGACCTGGCGGGTCGCCTACCGGCGGCTGCTGCCCCGGCACGTGCTGGAGAACCTCGACGAGGCGTGGCTCGCGCGGCGGTGGGACGCCGCAGTGCGCCAGCCGCCCGGCGACACCCATCGGGTGCTGGTCGCCGTCGAACAGGCCGAGCAATCGTATCTGGTGGGCTTCGCCGCCTCCGGCCCGGTCGACGCGGAGGCACTCGCCCCGAACGAGCCGGTCGACGCGCTCGGCGCCGACGTGGTGGCGGTGACCGACCTGCTGGTGGAGCCGCGCTGGGGCCGGCGCGGGCACGGCAGCCGGCTGCTCGCCGCCAGTGTGGACCTGTGGCGGGAGTCCGGCTTCACCCGCGCCGTCGACTGGGTCTTCGAGGGCGACGAGGCGTCCCGGAAGTTCCTCGGCGCGGCCGGCTGGGAGCCCGACGGTGCGGGCCGGGCGCTGGACGTGGACGACATGCTGGTGCCGCAGCTCCGCCTGCACGTAGCGGTGCCCACCGAGGCGGACTGA
- a CDS encoding glycosyltransferase family 87 protein, giving the protein MAQGVRRTIGQVVAVVVLAVAVTAFLSVAAVRHGFFDLHVYRGALVWWVHDGGEIYDYLKPGTQYGFTYPPFAALVMLPMAYLSWHGAIVVSVAAGVAAAAVLVWWLLDPVSRRAGWTRWFAFAVALCLAAAFEPMRETINFGQVNTLLLFLVAVDLLRLLPREHRWAGVGIGLATAIKLTPGIFLIYLLVTGRWRAALTATGTAAGATVLAAASFPDASREFWTSALWNTGRVGELAFVSNQSLRGVVARLDPQSPSTLAWLALVAATVALWIWRSRAAVAAGDEAAGLALTGAVMCLVSPVTWVHHLVWLLPGLLLLVDHGMAAPPRSRRRRLLLVAATVGYAFLISRIVWAWEKDFSGVDGFLFGNTYVWISLALLAFLPLGRGEPPVPAARSAVEAAGVPQLDQPDRRTPAGQWHRIGRLRTVR; this is encoded by the coding sequence GTGGCGCAGGGTGTCAGGCGGACGATCGGACAGGTCGTCGCAGTGGTCGTACTCGCCGTCGCGGTGACCGCCTTCCTGTCCGTGGCTGCGGTCCGGCACGGCTTCTTCGACCTGCACGTCTATCGCGGCGCGCTGGTCTGGTGGGTGCACGACGGCGGCGAGATCTACGACTACCTCAAGCCCGGCACCCAGTACGGCTTCACCTACCCGCCGTTCGCCGCGCTGGTGATGCTGCCGATGGCGTACCTGTCCTGGCACGGGGCGATCGTGGTGAGCGTGGCCGCCGGGGTGGCCGCCGCCGCGGTGCTGGTCTGGTGGCTGCTGGACCCGGTGTCCCGGCGGGCCGGCTGGACCCGCTGGTTCGCGTTCGCGGTGGCGCTCTGCCTGGCCGCCGCGTTCGAGCCGATGCGCGAGACCATCAACTTCGGTCAGGTCAACACGCTGCTGCTGTTCCTGGTCGCGGTGGACCTGCTGCGGTTGCTGCCGCGCGAGCACCGGTGGGCGGGTGTCGGCATCGGCCTGGCCACCGCGATCAAGCTCACGCCCGGCATCTTCCTGATCTATCTGCTGGTCACCGGCCGCTGGCGGGCGGCGCTCACCGCCACCGGCACGGCGGCCGGGGCGACCGTGCTCGCCGCCGCGTCGTTCCCGGACGCCTCCCGGGAGTTCTGGACCTCCGCCCTGTGGAACACCGGCCGGGTCGGTGAGCTAGCCTTCGTCTCCAACCAGTCGCTGCGCGGCGTGGTGGCCCGACTCGACCCGCAGAGCCCCAGCACGCTGGCCTGGCTGGCGCTGGTGGCCGCGACGGTCGCGCTGTGGATCTGGCGCTCCCGGGCCGCCGTGGCGGCCGGTGACGAAGCCGCCGGCCTGGCGTTGACCGGTGCGGTGATGTGCCTGGTCAGCCCGGTCACCTGGGTGCACCACCTGGTCTGGCTGCTGCCGGGGCTGTTGCTGCTGGTGGACCACGGCATGGCCGCGCCTCCACGCAGCCGCCGCCGTCGGCTGCTGCTGGTCGCCGCCACGGTCGGCTACGCCTTCCTGATCAGCCGGATCGTCTGGGCGTGGGAGAAGGACTTCAGCGGGGTCGACGGCTTCCTGTTCGGCAACACGTACGTCTGGATCAGTCTGGCGCTGCTGGCCTTCCTGCCGCTGGGCCGGGGCGAACCGCCGGTGCCGGCCGCGCGGTCAGCCGTCGAGGCGGCCGGTGTACCGCAACTCGATCAGCCCGATCGGCGGACGCCCGCCGGACAGTGGCACCGGATAGGTCGACTCCGCACCGTCCGGTGA
- a CDS encoding GNAT family N-acetyltransferase, which translates to MPTIRREEPEDAEAIARVHVSGWQAGYAGIMPDEVLGRLNPVAWAQRRRALGTADPEHPFTTLLAEVDGALAGFTTFGPYRNNQDRGDLDPTYGEVVALYVAPAHWGDGTAPALFTAAHDGLRERGWSEYRVWVLADNHRARRFYQRAGLSPDGAESTYPVPLSGGRPPIGLIELRYTGRLDG; encoded by the coding sequence ATGCCCACCATCCGTCGGGAGGAACCCGAGGACGCCGAGGCGATCGCCCGGGTGCACGTGAGCGGCTGGCAGGCCGGGTACGCCGGGATCATGCCGGACGAGGTGCTGGGGCGACTCAACCCGGTGGCCTGGGCACAGCGCCGCCGGGCCCTCGGCACCGCCGACCCGGAGCACCCGTTCACCACGCTGCTCGCCGAGGTCGACGGGGCCCTGGCCGGGTTCACCACGTTCGGGCCGTATCGCAACAACCAGGACCGGGGCGACCTCGACCCGACGTACGGCGAGGTCGTGGCGCTCTACGTCGCGCCCGCGCACTGGGGCGACGGCACGGCACCGGCGCTGTTCACGGCCGCGCACGACGGGCTACGGGAACGCGGCTGGTCGGAGTACCGGGTGTGGGTGCTGGCGGACAACCACCGGGCCCGCCGGTTCTACCAGCGGGCCGGGCTGTCACCGGACGGTGCGGAGTCGACCTATCCGGTGCCACTGTCCGGCGGGCGTCCGCCGATCGGGCTGATCGAGTTGCGGTACACCGGCCGCCTCGACGGCTGA